Proteins encoded within one genomic window of Columba livia isolate bColLiv1 breed racing homer unplaced genomic scaffold, bColLiv1.pat.W.v2 Scaffold_134, whole genome shotgun sequence:
- the LOC135577713 gene encoding uncharacterized protein LOC135577713, which produces MEAMDNMLQALVLGSSASRVSELLQNIFQMLLTFTTSERECVQERAVGRIEKMSSALFRHPTLASCARYLRTSERTDIVLVFIEAMRDSSIFDKKRATDLLDMVMEFPDFWLADLPKIMRCIHKNLDGINTAPARQSVASLLLLMADRRPGKVLTTLLRIAPPGDRYWPQKPRGLVPCGERGTEPRNPAGHPRGAGPSIPPCFPALGVSQARSSHS; this is translated from the exons ATGGAAGCCATGGACAACATGCTGCAGGCATTGGTGCTCGGCTCTTCAGCCTCCAGAGTCAGCGAGCTGCTCCAGAATATCTTCCAG atgctcttgacCTTCACCACCTCTGAGAGAGAATGTGTGCAggagagggctgtggggaggattGAGAAGATGAGCTCTGCGCTATTCAGACATCCCACACTGGCG TCCTGTGCGAGATACCTCAGAACTTCTGAAAGGACAGACATCGTCCTTGTGTTCATCGAGGCGATGAGAGACTCCAGCATCTTTGACAAGAAGCGGGCAACAGACTTGCTGGACATGGTCATGGAATTCCCTGACTTCTGGCTGGCGGAT ctgccaaagATCATGAGATGCATCCACAAAAACCTGGACGGCATCAACACAGCACCAGCTCGGCAGAGCGTGGCGTCCCTGCTTCTGCTCATGGCTGACAGGAGACCTGGGAAGGTGCTCACAACGCTGCTGAGGATCGctccaccaggagacaggtactggccccaaaagccacgagggcttgttccctgtggggagaggggcacagagccaaggaatcctgcaggacacccccgaggagcaggaccctccatcccaccatgctttccagcgctgggggtcagccaggcccgcagcagccacagctga